A genomic region of Lachnoclostridium edouardi contains the following coding sequences:
- the acgA gene encoding ACGX-repeat peptide, protein MALSNLSGWNEKEVAAACGTACGASDKPEEKPAACGSACGAGDKPEEKPTACGSACGASDK, encoded by the coding sequence ATGGCACTTTCAAATTTATCTGGTTGGAATGAAAAAGAGGTTGCTGCCGCTTGTGGTACAGCTTGTGGGGCTTCAGACAAGCCGGAAGAAAAACCTGCCGCTTGTGGTTCTGCCTGCGGAGCAGGCGATAAGCCGGAGGAAAAACCTACTGCTTGTGGTTCCGCTTGTGGGGCTTCGGATAAATAA
- a CDS encoding helix-turn-helix domain-containing protein: MRNKKLIPFETIEKAVAGEPEAIDAVLRHYTARIKYLSTYRGHINDDIQDRLKAQLIKAILQFRFDR, encoded by the coding sequence ATGAGGAATAAGAAACTGATACCTTTTGAAACCATTGAAAAAGCTGTTGCCGGCGAGCCGGAAGCCATAGACGCGGTATTACGGCATTACACAGCGCGGATTAAATATCTGTCTACCTATCGCGGGCATATTAACGACGATATTCAAGACCGTCTGAAAGCACAGCTTATCAAAGCTATCCTGCAATTCCGTTTTGACAGGTAA
- a CDS encoding CHAP domain-containing protein — protein MDNTVKKLIDQAKQWTGYLEKKSNAQLDHFTANAGSSNYTCFARDYKVHTGLNLQAQPWCAMYVSEVFVQSFGVNTACKLLGGALYHYCPTGVNQFKKAGRWSTQPEPGAVIFFTNGVRAYHTGIVTEVTATKVKTIEGNTSGASGVVENGGGVCEKSYDKKYTRILGYGLPDWGLVKKENKSGWQQEEGGWRFYLGDTGQPVRNDWYQDGGKWYWFDGAGMMVKDVWYEYKGHWYYLGSDGAMKKGQVTVDGKWYVLDNEGRMITEPVTLTPDKNGALEWPGLINM, from the coding sequence ATGGATAATACAGTAAAAAAACTGATAGACCAGGCTAAACAATGGACAGGCTATCTGGAGAAGAAAAGCAATGCCCAGTTAGACCATTTTACTGCCAATGCAGGCAGCAGCAACTACACCTGCTTTGCCAGGGATTATAAAGTACATACAGGACTTAACCTGCAGGCCCAGCCTTGGTGCGCTATGTACGTGTCAGAGGTATTTGTACAGTCTTTTGGAGTAAACACTGCCTGCAAGCTATTAGGCGGCGCCTTGTATCACTACTGTCCAACAGGGGTAAATCAGTTTAAAAAGGCAGGCAGATGGAGCACACAGCCGGAACCGGGGGCAGTAATCTTTTTCACAAATGGCGTTAGGGCTTACCACACTGGAATTGTAACAGAGGTGACGGCCACAAAAGTAAAAACAATAGAAGGAAATACATCTGGAGCCAGCGGCGTTGTGGAAAACGGCGGAGGGGTATGCGAGAAATCTTATGATAAGAAATACACAAGAATTTTAGGTTATGGCCTGCCGGACTGGGGCCTGGTTAAGAAAGAAAATAAATCAGGATGGCAGCAGGAAGAGGGAGGATGGCGTTTTTATTTAGGAGACACAGGACAGCCCGTAAGAAACGACTGGTATCAGGACGGGGGAAAATGGTACTGGTTTGACGGAGCCGGAATGATGGTGAAAGATGTGTGGTATGAATATAAAGGCCACTGGTATTATTTAGGCAGTGACGGAGCAATGAAGAAAGGGCAGGTCACTGTAGACGGAAAATGGTATGTTTTAGACAATGAAGGCCGCATGATTACAGAACCAGTGACATTGACTCCAGATAAAAACGGTGCCCTGGAGTGGCCTGGACTGATAAACATGTAA
- a CDS encoding nitroreductase family protein, producing the protein MNETIKTILHRRTIRRFDTKQIEEAVLQQILQAGLCAPSAGGRQGVIFAVCQNKEINERLGKIKRANSNPRMATATSYVSKEQPSIADDVNLKNAFYNAPTVITMFAPKNFLFAVEDCAVAAENMMLAADSLGIGSCYIGQGWTAFADTYGQEILRKWEIRTDYYAVMQLLLGYPKPEDNHPTAKPRKHDRILRF; encoded by the coding sequence ATGAATGAAACAATTAAGACAATTTTACATCGTAGGACAATCAGACGCTTTGACACAAAGCAGATTGAAGAAGCAGTTTTACAACAGATTTTACAGGCGGGGCTTTGTGCTCCAAGTGCCGGAGGACGGCAAGGCGTTATCTTTGCCGTATGTCAAAACAAAGAAATCAATGAACGGTTAGGAAAAATCAAACGGGCAAATTCCAATCCCCGTATGGCAACGGCGACAAGCTATGTATCAAAAGAGCAGCCAAGCATCGCAGATGATGTAAACCTAAAAAATGCCTTTTATAATGCACCAACGGTCATTACAATGTTTGCACCGAAAAATTTTCTTTTTGCGGTAGAAGATTGTGCAGTTGCGGCTGAAAATATGATGTTAGCTGCCGACTCATTAGGTATTGGCTCTTGTTATATCGGGCAGGGGTGGACAGCCTTTGCAGATACTTACGGACAGGAAATTTTGCGTAAGTGGGAAATTCGTACAGATTATTATGCTGTTATGCAGCTTTTACTGGGCTACCCTAAGCCGGAAGATAACCACCCGACAGCAAAGCCGCGAAAGCATGACAGAATATTAAGATTTTAA
- the acgM gene encoding radical SAM/SPASM domain protein, ACGX system — MKQYFAFQWHITDECDQRCKHCYIFSEDNCKKLDAMSWEQMQETLYNCLDFCEVYGRLPYFYITGGDPILHPDFWRLLALIKEHEIPFTILGNPFHLTDEICRKLKSYGCQKYQLSLDGMKETHDWFRKSGSFDCTLEKINCIKKAGIRSVIMTTVSGTNIKEIPNIIDTVVAAKADVFVFARYCPTSEEKDTGIAPQEYRELLDICYQKFQKYEAAGCSTYFNKKDHLWTLYEYEKGIFKIPENIQDGMIYGGCNCGNCHMTILPTGDVYACRRVQNSKVGNVLNDRLADIWICQMEQYRDYTKFEKCSKCELLAFCRGCPAVASGRDGNFYGADPQCWKEVI, encoded by the coding sequence ATGAAACAATATTTTGCTTTTCAATGGCACATTACAGACGAGTGCGACCAACGCTGTAAGCATTGCTATATTTTTTCGGAAGATAATTGCAAAAAATTAGACGCAATGAGTTGGGAGCAAATGCAGGAAACCTTGTATAACTGCCTTGATTTTTGTGAAGTTTACGGACGCTTACCCTATTTCTATATTACGGGCGGCGACCCTATTTTGCACCCGGATTTTTGGCGATTGCTTGCCTTAATAAAAGAACATGAAATACCATTTACAATTTTAGGAAATCCGTTTCATTTGACAGATGAAATTTGCAGGAAATTAAAATCCTATGGTTGTCAGAAATATCAGCTTTCCCTTGACGGTATGAAAGAAACACATGACTGGTTTCGCAAATCAGGTTCTTTCGACTGTACGCTTGAGAAAATCAACTGTATAAAAAAAGCTGGTATTCGTTCTGTCATTATGACTACTGTATCTGGTACAAACATTAAGGAAATTCCCAATATTATTGATACAGTCGTTGCAGCGAAAGCAGATGTATTCGTTTTTGCCCGCTACTGTCCAACAAGTGAAGAAAAAGATACTGGGATTGCTCCGCAAGAGTACAGGGAACTACTGGATATTTGCTATCAGAAATTCCAAAAATACGAAGCGGCGGGCTGCTCCACTTATTTCAACAAAAAAGACCACCTTTGGACGCTTTATGAATACGAAAAAGGAATTTTCAAAATTCCGGAAAACATACAAGACGGTATGATATACGGCGGTTGTAACTGCGGTAACTGTCACATGACGATTTTACCGACAGGAGATGTATATGCCTGTCGTCGGGTACAAAACAGCAAAGTCGGGAATGTGTTGAATGACCGTCTTGCGGATATTTGGATTTGTCAAATGGAACAATACCGAGATTACACAAAATTTGAGAAATGCTCCAAATGTGAATTACTGGCATTTTGCCGGGGCTGCCCTGCGGTAGCAAGCGGCAGGGACGGAAATTTCTACGGGGCAGACCCGCAATGTTGGAAAGAGGTAATTTGA
- a CDS encoding TnpV protein, with translation MKTIFEEMGGTYRQVGDYFIPNITLPDNGEYQIGKYGRMRRSYLKEYRKILYNNYVLEGTLFKHLAEIDQACNERIENIVSAMAKQEGVTEALKAADQIEWVRRMNSIRNRAEEIVLHELVYDL, from the coding sequence ATGAAAACTATCTTTGAAGAAATGGGCGGTACATACCGTCAAGTGGGAGATTATTTCATTCCCAACATTACTTTGCCGGATAACGGCGAATATCAGATAGGCAAATACGGGCGTATGCGCCGCAGCTATCTGAAAGAGTACCGTAAAATCCTCTACAACAACTATGTGCTGGAGGGAACGCTGTTCAAGCATTTAGCTGAAATCGATCAAGCCTGCAACGAGCGCATTGAAAACATCGTTTCCGCTATGGCAAAGCAGGAAGGCGTAACTGAAGCGCTCAAAGCGGCTGATCAAATAGAATGGGTGCGCCGTATGAACAGTATCCGTAACCGTGCGGAAGAAATCGTTCTGCACGAATTGGTATATGATCTGTAA
- a CDS encoding helix-turn-helix domain-containing protein, whose protein sequence is MNVKLICNQQHLSIRALSELSGVPQRTLEDIERFNRCRVHTAIKLADALGGTLDKLCRDKKP, encoded by the coding sequence ATGAACGTAAAATTAATATGCAATCAACAGCACCTATCTATTCGCGCCCTTTCAGAGCTGTCGGGAGTTCCGCAGCGTACTCTTGAAGATATTGAGCGTTTTAACCGTTGTAGGGTCCATACTGCTATCAAATTGGCCGATGCTTTGGGGGGAACTCTGGATAAGCTGTGCCGGGATAAAAAACCATAA
- a CDS encoding RNA polymerase sigma factor codes for MKYSEQFMEHIEYTFAAFCKVVLRNAALSAYRDFGRKEKHEVSLDYLISETSFEPFVTDNYFEQYAYEKPTIFVVQGKEIVVISKRLADALANLSEQRRTVLLMNFFLGYSERKIGNEYGRSRSTVNYWKLAALKQLRRELEETKHEE; via the coding sequence ATGAAATATTCTGAACAATTCATGGAACATATCGAGTACACCTTTGCGGCGTTCTGTAAAGTCGTTCTCCGCAACGCAGCACTCAGTGCATATCGCGATTTTGGACGGAAAGAAAAGCACGAAGTATCACTTGACTATCTGATTTCGGAAACGTCTTTTGAACCGTTTGTAACCGATAACTATTTTGAGCAATATGCTTATGAGAAGCCGACTATTTTTGTCGTGCAAGGGAAAGAAATTGTCGTTATAAGTAAACGGTTAGCCGACGCATTGGCTAATCTGTCAGAACAAAGGCGTACTGTTCTGCTGATGAATTTCTTCCTTGGTTACAGCGAAAGAAAAATCGGGAATGAATACGGAAGAAGCAGAAGTACAGTCAACTACTGGAAACTGGCGGCATTGAAGCAGTTAAGAAGAGAACTGGAGGAAACAAAACATGAGGAATAA
- a CDS encoding winged helix-turn-helix transcriptional regulator, whose amino-acid sequence MLTKEELPECPVATTVQLIGSKWKLLILRNLLQRPWRFNEMKKTIDGISQKVLTDSLRSMEADGLITRTVYPEVPPRVEYALSDLGQSMRPIIKAMEEWGISYKKQL is encoded by the coding sequence ATGCTTACAAAAGAAGAATTACCAGAATGTCCGGTGGCTACAACGGTACAGCTTATCGGAAGTAAATGGAAGTTACTGATTTTAAGAAATCTCTTGCAACGCCCATGGCGATTTAATGAAATGAAAAAAACAATAGATGGTATCAGTCAAAAGGTTCTGACCGACAGCCTGCGCTCTATGGAAGCAGACGGTCTTATTACCCGGACTGTTTACCCGGAAGTTCCGCCCCGCGTTGAATATGCTCTGAGTGATTTAGGACAATCCATGCGCCCTATTATCAAAGCTATGGAAGAATGGGGAATTAGCTACAAAAAGCAACTATAA
- a CDS encoding flavin reductase — protein sequence MKEVATKDIELNPFITFGENWAALAAGNVEDGYNAMTIAWGHFGTLWERDSHSNRLPTVICYVRPSRYTKKFLDKEPYFTISCFDGTHKKALGYLGSHSGRDGDKIKATGLTPKFADKTVYFSEAHTIYICRKLYQAPLIENGFVDQELIDFNYPSKDFHEMYVGEIVKVLSIKD from the coding sequence ATGAAAGAAGTTGCAACAAAAGATATAGAATTAAATCCATTTATAACATTTGGGGAAAACTGGGCGGCTTTAGCGGCTGGAAATGTAGAGGACGGTTATAATGCTATGACGATTGCGTGGGGGCACTTCGGTACATTGTGGGAAAGGGATAGTCACTCAAACCGTTTACCCACTGTAATTTGTTATGTCAGACCAAGCAGGTACACGAAAAAATTTCTTGATAAAGAGCCTTATTTCACGATTTCCTGTTTTGACGGAACTCATAAAAAGGCGTTGGGATATTTAGGAAGTCATTCGGGGCGTGACGGCGATAAAATAAAAGCCACCGGATTAACACCGAAATTTGCAGACAAGACTGTATATTTCTCCGAAGCGCACACCATATATATTTGCCGGAAATTGTACCAAGCTCCATTGATAGAAAACGGATTTGTAGACCAAGAACTGATTGATTTTAATTATCCATCAAAGGATTTCCACGAGATGTATGTTGGTGAAATTGTAAAAGTGTTGAGTATAAAGGATTAA